Genomic window (Streptomyces sp. TG1A-60):
CACGGTCCGCACCCTGCCCGTTTCCGCCCGCCCCCGGCCCGGCACCACCGTCACGCTGACGCCGCGCGCCGAGGCGGGCGAGTGGACCCGGCCGGCGCAGGTGCACGCGCTGGCCCGCCACTTCGGCTCCCTGCTGCGTCACCCGGTGACCTTCGACGACGGCACGGGCGGCCCGGGCGCGTCCGTCAACCCCGAGCCCGCACCCTGGGGGCGTGCGTACCCCACGCCGGGCTCCCGTTCCCGTGCGCTGGCCGCGTACGGCGAGGAGGTCTTCGGGTTCACCCCCCTGGACACCATCGAGTTGGACCTGCCGGCCGTAGGCCTGCGAGGCATCGCGTGCGTGCTGCCCGAGGCGGTGCCGGCCGGGCGCCGCCACGGCCACCGCGTGCACGTCAAGGGCATGCTGCTGTCCGAACAGGCCGAGGAGATCCTTCCCGAGTGGGCGTTCTTCGTCCGCTGCGTCGTCGACGCCGAGGTCCTGCGCCCGACGGCGTCCCGCGAGTCCCTGTACGAGGACGACACCCTCGTCGCCGTCCGCGACGCCCTCGCCGAGCGGCTGCGCGCGTGGATCGCCCGGGCCGCGGCCAGCGATCCGGACCTGCTCGCCCGCTTCCTCCAGGCCCACCACCTGGCCGTGAAGTCGCTCGCGGTGCACGACGACGAGATCCTGCGGATGCTGCTGCCCTGGCTGCCGTTCGAGACCACCGACGGGCACACCACCCTCGACGAGTTCGCGCGCACCCACCGCACCGTGCTCGTGACGTCGAGCGTCGAGGAGTTCCGGCAGGTCGCCGCGATCGCCTCGGCCGCCGGACTCGGCGTCGTCAACGGCGGCTACACCTACGACCGCGATCTGGTCCACCGGCTGCCCGAGATCAGGCCCGATGCCACCGTGGCCGACCTCGACCCCGAGACCCTCACCGCCCACCTCGACACCGTCGACCGGGAGACGGAACTCGCCGCCGCGGCCTACCTCGCCCAGGCCCGCGACGCCCTCGCCGTCTTCGACTGCGACGTCGCGCTGCGCACCTTCCAGCCGGCCTCCGCCCCCGCCCTCCTCGTCGACAGCCGCGAGGCTCGGCACGAGCGCACCCGCTCCCAGCTCGCCCGTGAGCAGGAGGGTGGCCTGTGGGGCGACATCCTCGGCGCCCTGCGCCAGGAGGCCCCGCGTGCCCAGCTGATCCTCAACCAGCTCAACCCGCTGGTCCGCACAGCCGTCACCATCGACGAGCCCGAGCTGGCCCGCACCAGCGCCGAAGCGCTCTACGGGCAGGCCGTGCTGCTGTCCCGGCGCCCGCTGAGGCCCGCCGAATCGAGCCTCATCAACCGCTCCTTCCTCGACCTGCTCGCCCACGCCCTCCGCAAGGACAGCTGACGATGCCGACCGCACCCCAGACCACCGACGAGCTGTACCAGGCGCTCCAGGAGAACGACCGGCGTCCCTACGGCCGCCCCCGCACCGTCACCGCCGAGGAACTCGTCGACGCCGCCGAGCAGTTCGAGGAGACCGTCCCGCTCGCGCACGCGCTCCTCGAACTCCAGGAGGCGTACACCTACGGCTCCGAACCCCGGAAGTCGCCCGTTGTCTTCGCCCGTCTGCTCACCCTCTTCGACGAGCAACCCGACGTCTTCGACGAGCGCCTGCGCCACACGCTGTTCTGGCGGTTCAAGTGGGTGTCCAACGCCCTGCGCGCGCTGCCCGAGATACCGCTGGCCAGCCTGCG
Coding sequences:
- a CDS encoding HSP90 family protein, translated to MTLPDTAANPAGTDRTFQVDLRGLVDLLSHHLYSSPRVYLRELLQNAVDALTARHALEPSAPADAFGVRLYANGSVVRVEDDGVGLTEADVHRFLATIGRSSKRAEQIAEQRGDFIGQFGIGLLSCFLVADEIHVLSRSARTPDAPAVEWRGRGDGSYTVRTLPVSARPRPGTTVTLTPRAEAGEWTRPAQVHALARHFGSLLRHPVTFDDGTGGPGASVNPEPAPWGRAYPTPGSRSRALAAYGEEVFGFTPLDTIELDLPAVGLRGIACVLPEAVPAGRRHGHRVHVKGMLLSEQAEEILPEWAFFVRCVVDAEVLRPTASRESLYEDDTLVAVRDALAERLRAWIARAAASDPDLLARFLQAHHLAVKSLAVHDDEILRMLLPWLPFETTDGHTTLDEFARTHRTVLVTSSVEEFRQVAAIASAAGLGVVNGGYTYDRDLVHRLPEIRPDATVADLDPETLTAHLDTVDRETELAAAAYLAQARDALAVFDCDVALRTFQPASAPALLVDSREARHERTRSQLAREQEGGLWGDILGALRQEAPRAQLILNQLNPLVRTAVTIDEPELARTSAEALYGQAVLLSRRPLRPAESSLINRSFLDLLAHALRKDS